A section of the Paenibacillus odorifer genome encodes:
- the hemH gene encoding ferrochelatase, with product MSKQPPIGVILAQIGTPTAPTAKAVRPYLKRFLSDRRIIDYSPLLWQPLLRGVILRSRPRRSAELYSQIWTTEGSPLLLHSSAQQSGLQELLGPRYQVELGLAYSEPSMEQAMAKFDTAGVTRIIIVPLFPQYSSTTTASVFDQASFAALGRQSSTGPVTKRLIPALRFIDAYYNEPGYISALKSHLLRQMEILSIEPDYFVLTFHGIPKRYADTGDPYPQQCMETARLLASAMNWEPERWQLSFQSRFGREEWVGPSTADVLGELAGRGIRRPLIFSPGLVTDCLETLHELAIEGREQFEAGGGQAEEFMAIPCLNNHEDWLDFLAELVEKNAQGW from the coding sequence TTGAGCAAACAGCCACCTATTGGAGTTATACTCGCCCAAATCGGCACCCCTACTGCACCAACTGCAAAAGCTGTACGGCCTTATCTGAAACGTTTTTTATCAGATCGCCGAATCATAGATTATTCTCCTCTGCTGTGGCAGCCTTTGCTGCGAGGCGTGATTCTGCGTTCACGTCCACGCCGGTCCGCTGAGCTGTACAGTCAAATATGGACAACCGAAGGATCACCACTGCTCCTTCATTCTTCAGCTCAGCAATCTGGATTGCAAGAACTGCTGGGTCCAAGGTATCAGGTAGAGCTTGGATTGGCTTATAGCGAACCCAGCATGGAGCAAGCGATGGCGAAATTCGACACGGCCGGAGTTACCCGAATTATCATTGTGCCGCTGTTTCCGCAATATTCGTCCACGACTACCGCATCCGTATTCGATCAGGCCAGCTTTGCAGCCTTAGGTCGCCAAAGCTCCACTGGTCCTGTAACTAAACGTCTGATTCCGGCTCTAAGATTTATTGATGCCTACTATAATGAGCCCGGTTATATTTCAGCCTTGAAGTCACACCTGCTGCGTCAAATGGAGATTCTGAGCATAGAACCTGATTATTTTGTACTGACCTTCCATGGGATTCCCAAACGGTATGCGGATACCGGTGATCCTTATCCGCAGCAATGTATGGAAACCGCACGTCTTCTTGCTTCTGCTATGAATTGGGAGCCCGAACGCTGGCAGCTTAGTTTTCAATCACGTTTCGGGCGAGAAGAATGGGTAGGACCGTCTACAGCGGATGTTCTGGGAGAGCTTGCCGGACGAGGAATACGTAGACCTCTGATTTTTTCACCGGGTCTTGTGACCGATTGTCTGGAAACGCTGCATGAGCTAGCCATAGAAGGACGAGAACAATTCGAGGCTGGTGGAGGACAAGCAGAGGAATTTATGGCAATTCCCTGTTTGAATAACCATGAGGATTGGCTTGATTTTTTGGCTGAACTTGTAGAAAAAAATGCCCAAGGGTGGTAA
- a CDS encoding vWA domain-containing protein, with protein sequence MSSIDLRKKIVQITLEKKNLTGVIARVGVVLDITGSMRNLYNNGTVQEVVERILAVACKFDDNQSLDVWVYDTEFSRLPPVTEQDLGRYVFTHILNNRTIHKFGRNNEPPVMEDIIKKYTEEEPDSTPVFIIFINDGGVVKSTKNVIMAASVQPIFWQFVGIGNSDFEVLKQLDTMKGRLVDNANFIHLDQIEKVTDEDLYDQLLNEFPMWLRAAKEKRILRA encoded by the coding sequence CTGTCCTCTATTGATTTACGTAAAAAAATTGTTCAGATCACCTTAGAAAAAAAGAATCTGACAGGAGTCATTGCAAGGGTAGGCGTTGTCCTGGATATTACAGGATCTATGAGAAATCTCTATAATAATGGAACCGTTCAAGAAGTAGTTGAGCGTATATTAGCCGTTGCCTGTAAATTTGATGATAACCAATCGTTAGATGTGTGGGTGTACGATACGGAGTTTAGCCGGCTGCCACCTGTGACAGAGCAGGATTTAGGAAGATATGTGTTTACACATATTTTAAATAATCGTACCATTCATAAGTTTGGCCGCAATAATGAACCGCCAGTAATGGAGGATATCATTAAAAAATATACGGAGGAAGAACCCGATTCTACACCGGTATTTATCATATTTATTAACGATGGTGGTGTAGTGAAATCCACTAAAAATGTGATTATGGCTGCTTCGGTCCAACCAATTTTTTGGCAGTTTGTCGGAATCGGTAACTCGGATTTTGAAGTATTGAAGCAACTTGATACGATGAAGGGACGTTTGGTGGATAACGCCAATTTTATTCATCTGGACCAAATTGAAAAGGTGACTGATGAAGATCTGTATGATCAGCTACTGAATGAATTCCCCATGTGGCTAAGGGCAGCGAAAGAAAAAAGAATCCTGCGAGCATAA
- a CDS encoding DNA-3-methyladenine glycosylase family protein, which yields MSSVITKFFDYGQEDIDYLRSVDPVLGAAMARMGRVERVIIPDLFTALIYAIVGQLISVKAVRTIWNRMLAQFRDITPQQLALHTADEIQSCGMTMKKALCIHEISNLVAQGDFKLEELPGLSDQEVIQKLMTLKGIGKWTAEMMLIHSMERRDVVSWGDIAIRRGMMKLYGLDKLTKDQFEQYRLNYSPLGSVASIYLWEISFE from the coding sequence TTGAGCAGCGTAATTACTAAGTTTTTTGATTATGGGCAAGAAGACATAGATTATCTCCGAAGTGTGGATCCAGTACTTGGCGCAGCTATGGCACGGATGGGCAGAGTGGAACGTGTAATTATACCGGATCTTTTTACTGCGCTTATCTATGCTATAGTAGGACAGCTTATTTCAGTAAAAGCGGTTCGGACCATTTGGAACAGAATGTTGGCTCAGTTCAGAGACATCACTCCGCAGCAGTTAGCGTTACATACGGCGGATGAGATTCAAAGCTGTGGGATGACGATGAAAAAGGCACTATGTATCCATGAGATTTCCAATTTGGTCGCTCAGGGTGATTTTAAGCTGGAGGAATTGCCTGGGTTATCAGATCAAGAGGTTATACAAAAACTTATGACGTTAAAGGGCATTGGCAAGTGGACGGCAGAAATGATGTTAATCCATTCTATGGAACGACGGGATGTGGTCAGCTGGGGAGATATTGCGATTCGTCGGGGGATGATGAAGCTGTATGGACTTGATAAGCTTACCAAAGATCAATTTGAACAATACCGGCTAAACTATTCTCCTTTGGGTTCTGTGGCTTCTATATATTTATGGGAAATTTCATTTGAATAA
- a CDS encoding PspC domain-containing protein yields MKKLYRSQSDQKISGLCGGLARWSGIDATVIRLVAVAAALFSFGTVLIFYVIASIIVPKEPFNSFSDGHDFY; encoded by the coding sequence ATGAAAAAATTATATCGTTCCCAAAGTGATCAGAAGATAAGTGGCTTGTGCGGAGGTCTTGCTCGTTGGTCTGGTATTGATGCTACAGTAATCCGTCTCGTTGCTGTTGCCGCAGCATTGTTCAGCTTCGGAACAGTACTTATCTTCTACGTCATCGCTAGTATCATCGTTCCTAAAGAACCTTTTAACAGCTTTTCAGATGGACATGATTTCTATTAA
- a CDS encoding PspA/IM30 family protein, with amino-acid sequence MSLLKRISTITKAALHEGLNKLENPVLLTGQYLRDLENDIAKAERNERDLQVTASVLERRKQEYTQLVEQSEAEAVQAVEQGNEERARLALIAKLRYVEQLEESINSQVQTKQSLAELEINIARAKEEREHLKAKRTELIARAQQATETLNSAPRSSTKGLNVGSASQGFERMEEKIFEWEALAENSKNKFNIGTGISPSIDPNLRSAVDIEIERIRNRKTNTEVNTEKK; translated from the coding sequence ATGAGTCTATTAAAAAGAATTTCCACAATTACTAAAGCAGCCCTACACGAAGGTTTAAACAAATTAGAAAACCCGGTGTTGCTGACAGGTCAGTATTTACGTGATCTTGAAAATGATATCGCTAAGGCGGAACGCAATGAGCGTGATCTGCAAGTTACAGCAAGTGTGTTGGAACGCCGTAAGCAAGAATATACTCAGTTAGTAGAGCAAAGTGAAGCCGAAGCCGTTCAAGCAGTTGAACAAGGAAATGAAGAAAGAGCTCGTCTGGCACTCATAGCCAAGTTACGGTACGTAGAACAGTTGGAAGAGTCCATAAATAGCCAAGTACAAACTAAGCAATCCCTTGCAGAGCTTGAGATCAATATCGCTAGAGCAAAAGAAGAGCGTGAACATCTCAAAGCGAAAAGAACTGAACTTATCGCTCGCGCTCAACAAGCGACAGAAACACTCAACTCTGCTCCACGTTCTTCTACGAAAGGTCTAAATGTAGGATCAGCTTCACAAGGTTTCGAACGAATGGAAGAAAAGATTTTCGAGTGGGAAGCATTGGCGGAAAACTCCAAAAATAAATTCAATATAGGCACAGGAATAAGTCCTTCCATCGATCCTAACCTGCGTAGCGCCGTTGACATCGAAATCGAGCGAATCCGCAACCGTAAAACCAACACTGAAGTAAACACTGAGAAAAAATAA
- a CDS encoding DNA alkylation repair protein, protein MEKTIREQLLNLAEVDYQKFSAALIPTIDNVIGVRLPELRKLAKIIAKGDWRAYLEHAETDYFEEVMLQGMVLGYVKTDLEEILRYIADFIPRIDNWSVCDSFCTGLKFTVKNKERVWEFIMPYLLSDQEYEIRFAVVMMLNFFIEEAYISRILQLLDKVSHEGYYVKMAVSWALSICYVKLPEPTMSYLRNNSLDDFTYNKALQKITESYRVDPETKKWIRGMKRSKKQAPYSAQ, encoded by the coding sequence ATGGAAAAAACAATAAGAGAACAGCTATTGAATTTGGCAGAGGTGGACTACCAAAAGTTTTCTGCGGCCTTAATTCCGACGATAGATAATGTTATAGGCGTCAGGCTACCGGAATTGCGCAAGCTTGCTAAAATCATTGCAAAGGGTGATTGGAGAGCCTATTTGGAGCATGCCGAGACAGATTATTTTGAAGAAGTGATGCTGCAAGGTATGGTGCTTGGCTACGTGAAGACAGATCTTGAAGAAATCCTACGTTATATCGCAGACTTTATTCCCAGAATTGATAACTGGTCCGTATGCGATAGCTTTTGCACAGGCCTGAAGTTTACCGTAAAGAATAAAGAACGGGTGTGGGAGTTTATAATGCCTTACCTATTGTCAGATCAAGAATATGAAATCCGTTTTGCTGTGGTAATGATGCTTAATTTCTTTATTGAAGAGGCGTATATCAGCCGGATTTTACAATTGCTCGATAAGGTCAGTCATGAAGGCTATTATGTAAAAATGGCGGTTTCTTGGGCGCTTTCGATTTGTTATGTGAAATTGCCAGAGCCTACGATGAGTTATTTGAGAAACAACAGCTTAGATGATTTCACTTACAACAAAGCTTTGCAGAAAATCACTGAGTCTTATCGTGTGGATCCAGAAACGAAAAAATGGATTCGCGGGATGAAAAGAAGTAAAAAACAAGCCCCTTATTCAGCTCAATAG
- a CDS encoding FMN-binding protein: protein MKKLISLTVSAAILLAPFAYTLNVPAVNLKVDAVSAASEEADAPAAKPTAKPTAKPAATPKATAKPVATPKPTAKPTATPKPTAKPTATPKATAKPAATPKATAAPVATPKATAAPAATVVPAETVKPVATAKPVTVNENVYQDGVYVAYGDAYSKGTEGAKIEIKAGKITSIELLRTSPKLIDRDARNNYSALWQAYGLMKDRLLGKTRDGAAAVDAVSGATRSSNGWKLSVDRAFERALTVKDTNAGYFDGVHMGVDPTGKYSVFATYESNKLTDVKVYPMNSAGDFIEEKAYTAEQAAAVAAIAPALLAKGTEAQPAAGLEADFKAAINAFWDAEQNAIINNTSAYVDGFYSSYGTARSVGVERADIVIRNGKLVDVKLFRLGNNLIDRGATAYAEVVKANAPMTAKLLANGSYIANYDEKVDGISGATESSHSWNQAVERAFEKALKVPAEGQYFDGKFAGVDNQSKVLLLVDVDADAVTGIKVSLFGADGKLIADDKLSAEQKGWVATLTSGLLEKGVQMADITGQEALSAAAKAALTDALTNASKVQGTYKDGTFTAFGDAYDKGTNRADVTLRNGKIVNVALYRVGMNLVDRGNAAYPEVVKAIPQLTASFLAAGTREGVQEVDAVSGATSSSVALKTAVDRAYGKAEVVEANKAAYFDGIFIGVSADKLVNVMVNVEYGVPVKMLVYYLDKNGSVRTINQLTDAELAVKGEIESTSTGYSLHKYGYRPAVFGKNDAEKEISAKAVEAIKSALESAGK from the coding sequence TTGAAAAAACTAATTTCTTTAACGGTTAGCGCGGCTATATTGTTAGCGCCGTTTGCTTACACACTTAATGTGCCTGCTGTAAACTTGAAGGTGGATGCAGTATCGGCAGCCTCCGAAGAAGCGGATGCACCGGCAGCAAAACCAACAGCAAAACCAACGGCAAAACCAGCAGCAACACCAAAAGCAACGGCAAAACCAGTAGCAACACCAAAGCCAACAGCAAAACCAACAGCAACGCCAAAGCCAACGGCAAAACCAACAGCAACGCCAAAGGCAACAGCCAAACCAGCAGCAACCCCAAAAGCTACAGCAGCACCAGTAGCAACCCCAAAAGCAACCGCTGCACCGGCAGCGACAGTAGTACCAGCGGAAACTGTTAAGCCTGTGGCTACAGCAAAGCCTGTTACAGTTAATGAAAACGTATACCAGGATGGAGTTTACGTAGCTTATGGCGATGCATACTCCAAAGGCACGGAAGGTGCCAAGATCGAAATTAAAGCTGGCAAAATTACTAGCATTGAGCTTTTGAGAACCAGTCCTAAGCTGATTGATAGAGATGCCCGTAACAATTATAGTGCTTTATGGCAAGCTTATGGATTGATGAAGGATAGATTGCTTGGCAAAACAAGAGATGGAGCAGCGGCAGTTGATGCTGTTTCGGGAGCTACCCGCTCCAGTAATGGCTGGAAATTGTCTGTAGATAGAGCGTTTGAAAGAGCTCTAACAGTGAAAGATACAAATGCCGGTTACTTTGATGGAGTTCATATGGGCGTAGATCCTACAGGTAAATATTCTGTATTTGCGACCTACGAATCCAACAAGCTCACAGATGTTAAAGTGTATCCTATGAACAGCGCTGGTGATTTCATTGAGGAGAAAGCTTACACAGCTGAGCAAGCGGCAGCGGTTGCAGCTATAGCTCCAGCCTTGCTGGCCAAAGGAACAGAGGCACAACCTGCTGCAGGTCTTGAAGCCGACTTTAAAGCAGCGATTAACGCTTTCTGGGATGCTGAGCAGAATGCAATAATCAACAATACATCTGCTTATGTAGACGGATTCTATTCCTCTTATGGTACGGCAAGAAGTGTTGGCGTTGAAAGAGCTGACATCGTGATTCGCAACGGTAAGTTGGTTGATGTGAAGCTGTTTAGACTTGGCAACAACCTGATTGACAGAGGGGCAACAGCTTATGCGGAAGTAGTAAAAGCAAATGCTCCTATGACAGCTAAGCTGCTAGCGAATGGTTCATATATCGCTAACTATGATGAAAAGGTTGACGGAATTTCCGGAGCTACGGAAAGTAGTCACAGCTGGAACCAAGCTGTAGAAAGAGCATTTGAGAAGGCGCTGAAGGTTCCTGCTGAAGGTCAATATTTTGACGGCAAATTTGCCGGAGTAGATAACCAATCTAAAGTGCTGCTGCTAGTTGATGTTGATGCAGATGCGGTAACAGGCATTAAAGTAAGTCTGTTTGGAGCTGACGGCAAGCTGATTGCTGACGATAAACTGAGTGCAGAACAAAAAGGATGGGTAGCTACACTCACATCCGGGCTGTTAGAAAAAGGTGTGCAAATGGCCGATATTACAGGCCAAGAAGCATTGTCGGCAGCAGCTAAAGCAGCACTGACAGATGCTTTGACCAATGCATCCAAAGTCCAAGGAACCTATAAAGACGGAACCTTTACTGCATTTGGTGATGCTTATGATAAAGGAACGAACAGAGCGGACGTTACCCTGCGTAACGGCAAAATCGTAAATGTAGCATTGTATCGTGTAGGAATGAACCTTGTAGATAGAGGGAACGCTGCTTACCCTGAGGTGGTAAAAGCAATTCCTCAGTTGACGGCTAGCTTCCTCGCAGCAGGTACTAGAGAAGGCGTGCAGGAAGTAGATGCTGTGTCCGGTGCAACTAGCAGCAGCGTGGCTTTAAAGACTGCGGTGGATAGAGCATACGGAAAAGCTGAGGTTGTAGAAGCTAATAAAGCGGCTTATTTCGATGGAATCTTCATTGGTGTAAGTGCCGATAAGCTTGTAAATGTTATGGTGAATGTAGAGTACGGTGTTCCTGTCAAAATGCTTGTTTATTATTTGGATAAAAACGGAAGTGTAAGAACAATCAATCAGTTAACGGACGCGGAGCTGGCAGTGAAAGGTGAAATCGAGTCGACATCGACCGGATATAGCCTGCACAAATATGGTTACCGTCCAGCAGTCTTCGGAAAAAATGATGCAGAGAAAGAAATATCCGCTAAAGCGGTAGAAGCTATTAAATCAGCACTTGAATCGGCTGGTAAATAA
- a CDS encoding zinc ribbon domain-containing protein, with amino-acid sequence MSFFNKVKAGVSEAGNKAKTVVEINRLKLQNNGKQNDIDQQYQVMGKLLFEAVTQGAGPLPSEQIETNINRILELKAEIETNLQQIAELSDVKHCKACGGNVAIEARFCPACGSTFEVAKEPVSDVTPSSISLDKKE; translated from the coding sequence ATGAGTTTTTTTAACAAAGTAAAAGCAGGGGTAAGCGAGGCTGGGAATAAAGCAAAAACAGTGGTGGAGATTAACCGGTTGAAGCTGCAAAATAACGGTAAGCAAAATGATATTGACCAGCAGTATCAGGTTATGGGCAAACTGTTATTTGAAGCCGTAACTCAAGGTGCAGGACCACTGCCAAGTGAGCAAATCGAGACTAATATCAATCGTATTCTCGAATTGAAGGCTGAGATTGAGACGAACCTTCAGCAAATTGCTGAGTTGTCCGATGTAAAGCATTGCAAAGCATGCGGTGGGAATGTGGCGATCGAGGCACGCTTTTGTCCGGCCTGCGGATCCACTTTTGAAGTGGCAAAAGAACCTGTCAGTGATGTAACTCCGTCCTCGATTTCTTTGGATAAGAAGGAATAG
- a CDS encoding 3'-5' exoribonuclease YhaM family protein encodes MTQIKQLAPQDEFVGFYLLRELAIKQTNGTPPKDYFDIVLGDSTGQLSAKYWDASTTDKETFFPMALVKVRGIAHTYREKLQIKITKIRLVNDEDGVALTDFIRSAPIRPVDLIHTIKGVMASISDPEIASIVSFCVGKVEEKLMHYPAAKTHHHAYFAGLAYHMVRMLEIGDFLCKQRPFLNPDLMKAGIILHDIAKPEEMVSQLGIVSEYSVQGKLIGHISMASNWITEAAIRLDIDLNSEKVMALQHLVLSHHNLGEWGSPVQPQTAEAVALHHIDAMDAKLQMVEDALDTTPETEEWTPFIRGLENKAVYRLKI; translated from the coding sequence ATGACACAAATTAAACAGCTCGCTCCACAAGATGAATTTGTTGGCTTTTATCTTTTAAGAGAGCTGGCAATTAAACAAACGAACGGCACTCCTCCAAAAGATTATTTTGACATCGTCCTGGGGGATTCCACTGGACAATTATCCGCGAAATATTGGGATGCCAGCACAACTGATAAAGAAACTTTTTTTCCTATGGCGCTTGTGAAGGTACGCGGGATTGCTCATACTTATCGTGAGAAATTACAAATAAAAATTACTAAAATCAGGTTGGTTAACGATGAGGATGGCGTTGCACTTACGGATTTCATCCGTTCTGCCCCAATTCGTCCAGTAGACCTTATTCATACGATTAAAGGGGTTATGGCAAGTATTTCGGATCCGGAAATTGCTTCAATTGTCTCTTTTTGTGTGGGTAAAGTGGAAGAGAAATTGATGCATTATCCGGCAGCCAAAACACATCATCATGCTTATTTTGCCGGACTTGCTTATCATATGGTGCGTATGCTGGAAATCGGTGATTTTCTGTGCAAGCAGCGTCCGTTCTTGAATCCAGATCTAATGAAGGCCGGGATCATTCTGCATGATATCGCGAAGCCGGAGGAGATGGTCTCCCAGCTTGGGATTGTCTCGGAATATAGCGTTCAGGGCAAATTAATTGGCCATATCTCGATGGCGTCTAATTGGATCACGGAAGCGGCTATCCGCTTAGATATTGATTTGAATTCGGAAAAGGTTATGGCGTTACAGCATCTCGTATTGTCACATCATAATCTGGGCGAATGGGGGAGTCCTGTTCAGCCACAGACAGCTGAGGCAGTCGCTCTGCATCATATCGATGCGATGGATGCGAAGCTGCAAATGGTGGAGGATGCTTTGGATACCACACCGGAGACCGAGGAATGGACACCGTTCATCAGAGGTCTAGAGAATAAGGCTGTGTATCGTTTGAAGATTTAA
- a CDS encoding IDEAL domain-containing protein, whose product MIRLETQDILNISMKQIATIFKMKPLELRFVTDFQGEKYLLTNDKLHLNNQQYWAKVMECVFDDHVRPVLMCEVLYFLRNEFLESDIKLCFSYDYAEDGNGAATAMAEVSFNDSADLQPSEIAELIDFALTLQDKQWFHELTTKYKQLTA is encoded by the coding sequence ATGATCAGACTAGAAACGCAAGATATTTTGAATATTAGCATGAAGCAAATTGCTACTATTTTTAAGATGAAGCCGCTTGAACTGAGATTTGTCACCGATTTTCAGGGTGAGAAATATCTCTTAACTAATGATAAGTTACACCTCAACAACCAGCAATATTGGGCAAAGGTTATGGAATGTGTCTTTGATGATCATGTTAGACCTGTGTTAATGTGTGAGGTATTATATTTCCTTCGTAATGAATTTCTGGAAAGTGACATTAAGTTATGTTTTTCTTATGATTACGCAGAGGATGGGAATGGCGCAGCTACAGCTATGGCTGAAGTATCCTTTAATGACTCAGCAGATTTACAGCCGAGTGAGATTGCCGAGCTGATTGATTTTGCGTTGACCTTACAGGACAAGCAGTGGTTCCATGAACTGACTACGAAATATAAGCAGCTTACAGCATAA
- a CDS encoding adenine deaminase translates to MTTFTRKPLADCVPELVATARGDKPATLVITGGKLVNVCSGEILEGMSVGVQGGRIAYVGKDVTHMIGEGTQVIDANGKYIAPGLLDGHCHIESTQLTVTEFSRAVLPLGTTGGFFDAHEIANVFGLKGIQLMLDEMRGTPLAAYMQVASCVPAAGAEFETTGASMGPEEVAEAFTWGKDVIALGEVMNFPGVVYGDEKMLGEIQATLRAGRFVDGHFTWPSSDWRLPVYAAAGVTGDHECVTADDVIERVRLGMYAKMRRGSAWHDVAKTITAHTERGLDPRRMMLVTDDRSSESLRDEGHMDFVVRHAIAQGVKPVTAFQMATINTAERFGLSQDIGSITPGSFADIILLDGNLADVHVVLTIAAGVVVAENGVMTAELAKFTYPEEVLASVHLPQRPTAEDFIIAAPIETGELTARVIKVRENHVETIERIVSVPVVAGQLDVNAVEGLCKIAVLERHKGTGNKSVAVVEGIGFKEPAAIAMTVAHDSHNVLVIGNDNELMAKAANAVADAQGGVAVITSSGETLFPLAIAGLMSTEPFEIAAEKSAAISKALYDAGCTLNYAFMTLSLLALAVIPTLRITDKGLVRISPEGIQLVPLFV, encoded by the coding sequence ATGACAACTTTTACAAGAAAGCCTTTAGCAGATTGTGTACCTGAGCTTGTGGCTACGGCAAGAGGCGATAAACCGGCAACACTGGTAATTACAGGTGGAAAGCTGGTTAATGTATGCTCTGGTGAAATTCTAGAAGGAATGTCTGTTGGTGTTCAAGGTGGACGAATTGCTTATGTTGGTAAAGATGTGACACATATGATTGGCGAAGGAACGCAAGTTATTGATGCGAACGGCAAGTATATAGCTCCGGGATTGCTCGATGGCCACTGCCATATTGAGAGCACCCAGCTAACCGTTACTGAATTTTCCCGCGCTGTTCTGCCGCTTGGCACAACAGGTGGTTTCTTTGATGCGCATGAGATTGCTAATGTATTCGGGCTGAAGGGTATTCAATTGATGCTGGATGAGATGCGGGGTACGCCGTTAGCTGCTTACATGCAGGTGGCTTCTTGTGTGCCTGCGGCAGGTGCGGAATTCGAGACAACGGGTGCCTCAATGGGTCCTGAAGAAGTTGCCGAAGCTTTTACTTGGGGCAAAGATGTGATTGCTCTGGGCGAAGTGATGAATTTCCCTGGCGTTGTTTACGGCGATGAGAAAATGCTTGGAGAGATTCAAGCTACGCTGCGGGCAGGCAGATTTGTTGACGGTCATTTCACATGGCCTTCCAGCGACTGGAGACTGCCAGTGTATGCTGCGGCAGGGGTGACTGGTGATCATGAGTGTGTTACAGCAGACGATGTGATTGAGCGCGTTCGACTGGGCATGTATGCCAAAATGCGCCGGGGCTCGGCTTGGCATGATGTTGCCAAGACCATCACCGCTCATACAGAGCGTGGACTTGATCCGCGCCGCATGATGCTGGTAACTGACGACCGCAGCTCGGAATCGTTACGCGACGAAGGTCATATGGATTTCGTTGTTCGCCATGCGATTGCTCAAGGCGTGAAACCAGTAACAGCCTTCCAAATGGCAACTATTAATACAGCAGAGCGTTTTGGGTTGTCTCAGGATATCGGATCTATTACTCCAGGTTCTTTTGCGGATATTATTCTGCTGGACGGGAATTTGGCCGATGTTCACGTGGTACTTACGATTGCCGCGGGTGTAGTAGTTGCCGAAAATGGTGTGATGACGGCAGAGCTTGCTAAATTCACTTATCCAGAGGAAGTTTTGGCTTCGGTTCATTTGCCACAGCGTCCTACCGCCGAAGATTTCATTATCGCGGCTCCAATTGAAACAGGTGAACTTACTGCAAGAGTTATTAAAGTAAGAGAAAATCATGTAGAGACCATTGAACGTATAGTTTCGGTACCTGTAGTGGCAGGGCAGTTGGATGTAAATGCTGTGGAGGGTCTGTGTAAAATCGCTGTGCTCGAACGGCATAAAGGAACAGGAAATAAATCAGTGGCTGTTGTGGAAGGCATCGGTTTTAAAGAGCCGGCTGCTATCGCAATGACTGTTGCTCATGATAGTCATAATGTACTCGTCATCGGCAATGATAATGAGTTAATGGCTAAAGCTGCGAATGCGGTGGCGGACGCTCAAGGTGGGGTTGCCGTAATTACTTCTAGTGGAGAAACGTTATTCCCGTTGGCCATTGCAGGCCTAATGTCTACAGAGCCATTTGAAATTGCTGCTGAGAAATCAGCTGCGATCAGCAAAGCGTTGTATGATGCCGGCTGTACTTTGAATTACGCGTTTATGACTTTATCGCTGCTTGCTCTGGCGGTTATCCCAACGTTACGTATCACCGATAAAGGACTCGTGCGGATTTCACCTGAGGGAATACAGTTAGTGCCACTGTTTGTTTAA
- a CDS encoding 3'-5' exonuclease, with protein MDFIAIDFETANSSRSSACALGLVEVKAGNITAEHSWLIDPQQRFDGMNISIHGITPSMVIGQPTFQELWPTVEPLLHGQIVVAHNAAFDMSVLRYCLDGMSLSYPSFQYLCTYLLGKKMLPDLPSHKLNVVSDFFGITLKHHDALDDARAAAAILVKLMEQEEHYDPLLLSASQGYTSGTIFAGGYTPFSTRAKKPVKKQGTKHKPSIYSSRATLSK; from the coding sequence ATGGACTTTATAGCAATTGACTTTGAGACCGCGAACTCCAGTCGATCCAGCGCATGTGCCTTGGGACTTGTGGAAGTTAAAGCTGGAAATATAACCGCAGAGCATTCTTGGCTAATTGACCCGCAGCAGCGGTTTGATGGCATGAACATTTCGATACACGGCATCACACCATCAATGGTAATCGGCCAACCTACTTTTCAAGAGCTATGGCCCACCGTTGAACCTTTACTACACGGACAAATCGTCGTGGCGCATAATGCTGCTTTTGATATGAGCGTCCTGCGTTATTGTCTCGATGGAATGTCCCTGAGCTACCCAAGCTTTCAATACTTATGTACCTATTTATTAGGCAAAAAAATGCTGCCCGACCTGCCCTCCCATAAACTTAATGTAGTCTCCGATTTTTTCGGCATTACGCTAAAGCACCATGATGCCTTGGATGACGCACGCGCAGCCGCTGCAATTCTAGTAAAACTTATGGAGCAGGAGGAGCACTATGATCCTCTATTGCTCTCTGCCAGTCAAGGATATACTAGCGGAACGATATTTGCCGGTGGGTATACCCCATTTTCGACTCGCGCGAAAAAGCCTGTTAAGAAACAAGGCACTAAACATAAACCCTCCATTTATAGCAGCCGCGCCACTTTGTCGAAATAA